Proteins co-encoded in one Quercus robur chromosome 8, dhQueRobu3.1, whole genome shotgun sequence genomic window:
- the LOC126695612 gene encoding F-box/kelch-repeat protein At3g06240-like: MSDYLPDVVIFEILSRLPVKSLIRFRSVSKTWFSLITSHDFIAMHLNRTLSNTKDPPYLLFRHYDEKMEKEHFALLSSNDPFPRNHFSKHLHCKLNLSVSNSDPNPGPPNRLVLKKQMKERGFFAYPSDFIELHFPFKYLEKEFIDIVGSSNGIVCLLDATPSNTDYDIVPILWNPSIRKAIYLPRPAVKFPFSYLPMEHDGFGYDPITDDYKLVRIVYLYGWGNQHTRENISPLIHIFSLRTGVWRTIPDPGSQFHIVQQSDSVFVNGSVHWLAETEKNIRLYSDDSDDDDTFRNGIFTFDIGDEIFHEMAVPKCVELVYDLNMNLAVLGGSLALIPCNRWNLGVEQYSVWVMKEYGVAESWTKMFDIDVGEGLGRVVGFTNNGQALVTKDGKLLFYNPSSRRTLNPHIHAQPASLYLDTYMDSLVLLNVEDGALGRQEDSSSASKDKD; encoded by the coding sequence atgtCCGACTATCTCCCTGACGTTGTTATCTTCGAAATCCTCTCACGGCTTCCGGTGAAGTCGCTCATCAGATTCAGGTCCGTTTCTAAGACCTGGTTTTCTTTAATCACAAGCCATGACTTCATCGCAATGCACCTCAATCGGACTCTCTCAAACACCAAAGACCCACCCTACCTTCTCTTTCGTCATTACGATGAAAAAATGGAGAAAGAGCACTTCGCTCTGCTCTCTTCCAATGACCCATTCCCTCGCAACCATTTTTCCAAACACCTACACTGCAAGCTGAACCTGAGTGTCAGCAACAGCGACCCAAACCCAGGCCCTCCCAATCGGCTTGTTCTAAAgaaacaaatgaaagagagaggcTTTTTCGCATATCCATCAGATTTCATTGAATTGCATTTTCCATTCAAGTACTTGGAAAAGGAATTCATTGACATTGTTGGTTCATCGAACGGCATTGTTTGTCTACTGGATGCTACTCCCAGTAACACCGACTATGACATTGTTCCAATTCTCTGGAACCCTTCTATTCGTAAAGCAATATACCTTCCGAGACCTGCCGTGAAATTCCCATTTTCCTATTTGCCTATGGAGCATGATGGGTTCGGCTATGACCCCATTACCGACGATTACAAATTAGTGAGAATTGTTTACCTTTATGGTTGGGGTAATCAACATACTAGGGAAAATATTTCACCTTTGATTCACATTTTTTCGCTTCGCACTGGTGTGTGGCGTACTATTCCCGACCCTGGTTCTCAGTTTCATATTGTACAGCAGTCTGACTCGGTGTTTGTGAATGGCTCCGTCCACTGGCTCGCGGAAACTGAAAAAAATATCAGACTTTATTCCGATGATTCCGATGATGATGATACGTTTCGCAATGGGATCTTCACATTCGATATCGGGGATGAGATTTTTCATGAAATGGCAGTGCCTAAGTGTGTAGAATTAGTGTATGATTTGAACATGAATCTCGCGGTGCTTGGTGGGTCGCTTGCGCTTATCCCGTGCAACAGATGGAATTTAGGAGTAGAGCAGTACTCAGTGTGGGTGATGAAAGAGTATGGAGTAGCAGAATCTTGGACTAAGATGTTTGATATTGATGTTGGGGAAGGATTAGGGAGGGTGGTCGGTTTTACAAACAATGGTCAAGCTCTAGTGACCAAGGATGGAAAGTTGCTGTTTTACAATCCCAGTAGCCGAAGGACTTTGAATCCTCACATCCATGCCCAACCAGCTTCGCTTTATTTGGATACTTATATGGATAGCCTTGTTCTACTAAATGTGGAAGATGGTGCTTTGGGAAGGCAGGAGGATTCGTCTAGTGCTAGTAAGGACAAAGATTAA